The window TCTTTAACTGCTTATTTTGCTGATATAACGCAGAATCAAGAAAATCTTTTTATTGATTTTATAAATGTTGATTTCTCTACTATTGAGTTAGCTAATACAAAGCTTATTAATCAATTGCACCCAATATTAAGAAATGTTACATTTTTAACACCTAATAAATTTGTTCCCTATGTAGTGGTTGATGATAATGAGCAAATTACTTTGCTATCTATAATCGCAACTTTAAGAAATATGAATTCTTAAAATAGAGGTAAAACTTATGACAAAAGATATTGGACTTAACATTGATGAAATTAATAATATTACCAAAGAAATATTAGCTAGATTAGACACATCTGATGAAATCTCAAAAGCAATTTATGATTTAACTGATGATTATCCAGATTTAGCTGCTACTCTATCTGATAACGAAAAACTGCTTATTAAAACTTTTGCGGTCGTATCTAATAGGATAATTTTTTCTATTACACCTGCCTTAATTTCTTCAATCCTTTTAGAAAATAACAAAGCTATTTTAAAAGCTTTTGAAGAGTTTCAGCGACAGTAGTTCTTGTTGGTTTACCTATCTCGTTAGTAATAATTTCTATAATTTGAGCCTTGGCATCACAAGGCTCTTCTTTTATTTGTGCCTCTTGGCAATTCTGATTTACATTAATTTTTTTGCCTTGAATTTTTACACTAGCTTTATCTACTTCAATTTTTGACTTTACTTCCGGTCTATTAGCCATACCTTGTTGTGCATGTTCTAATTCAATGTATGCATAAATTAATTCTGGAATATCTTTGCTAGATCTAATCCCAGTTGTTGTATCTAAGCGCTTTAAAATATAATTTTTTAATGTATTTTGAATTTCTTTCATAAACTTTATTTCCTTTCTATTTACAAACCTATATTAATTGCTGTTTTTTCTTTAATCTTTTACATATTATTCATGCCCTCTTTTTAAAATTTTTATGTTCTATTTGTATAATCATCTTAGAAAGGGGGTGACTATATGAATGCACGCATTTATCTAAAAGATGGCACTAATAGATTAATCAGCGATTTAACTTCTGTTAAAATGCATTCAGCCGGTAATATAGCCGGTAGAGCGTTCACCACGGATGAATTAGACCGTTTTTATATGCCACGTAACCGTTCATATAGCTTTATTGGAGACAATATCTTAATCGTACATGGCGAAAATATTAACGCTGTAGAATTCTTTAAATAAACTCTCTTCTTTCTTCAAATCATATTTACTAGGCATTACCGCACTAGGAGGTGAGTTAAATGAACTTAACTCAAAAAGAAGTTGATGACATTTGTAAAGAAACCCTAAAAAAAATTAATCTTTCTGCCGGATGTAATCTAATAGCAAAATCTATCATTCGTGCCAATGTAAGTACTGCAACAACACAATTAGAGGATGTCATCTTCTACTCCGTTTCACGTTGTTTATATGAAGTATTAAAACAAGTCAAGTAAATGGCATTTCTATCGGCACTTTTAAAAAATTCAATAATTTAAATCACCATGTATACTAATCGTTATACGTGGTGATTTTTTTCTAATAGTTTTAGATCACTCATTTGAATCATCTCCTTTTTGTAACACTCCTTTATATTTTTTAGCTTTTTCTCTGATAGAACGAATAAACTCGTTTTTATTGCCAAAAAAAATATTATTATGTTCAATTCCATATGTAGTTAAAATTTTATTTACCATATCAAACGGCATTTTTGTGTTATCATCTTCCCACTTTGCAATAGTTTGGTAATGTACGCCAAACAGTTCTGCAGCTTCCTTTTGACTATACCCTGCATTAATACGAGCAGCTTCTAAGGTTATTACCATCTCCTCACCTCCTTGACACTAATATAAACGAGTTTATTCGTTTCGTCAACCCCATTTGTAAATTTAACTACGAATTTTATCGTTTTTATTTTTTATTTATATTGATTTTAACGATTTTATTCGTTATAATAAAGATAATTTAGAAAGGAGAACTTATTATGCCAAGGAATCAACTTAGTGATTTTGATAAAAAACTTAGATATCAAATATCAAAGAATTTAAAAAAATACACTTCACATATGACTCAAGGTGAATTATCAAAACTTACTGGTATCCCCGCATCAACACTATCTGGTTATTTTGCAATGCGTTCAACCCCTAATGCAGGGACTATCCAAAAAATTGCAGATGCCTTAAAAATTGAAAAATCTGATCTTGACCCTAGATTTTCAGAATCAAAAATAAACTTTTCCCCACGTGTAGAGAGAGATATTCAAAAACGCATTCAATCTATATTAGATGATTTAAATTCAGAATCCGGTCTAGCCTTTTATAATGGTGGTGAAGAAATGGATGACGAAACTAAAGAATTATTAAGACTTTCACTAGAAACATCTATTCGTACAGCTAAAAAGTTAGCACAAGAAAAGTTCACCCCTAAAAAATATAAAAAAATGGAGTGATAATAATGAATATTAAAGGGATTGTTAGATCGTTAATAAAAAAACACAATACCAATGACCCATTTCACTTATGTGAATGTCTCAATATTGTGCTTAGATTTGAAAATTTGGGAAGTTTATTAGGATACTATAATACTAATTATAGAATTCGTACTATTCATATTAATCAAAATATATCCGCATCACTACAACGTTTCGTATGTGCACATGAACTAGGTCATGCGCTCATGCATCGTGATGCCAATGTACCTTTTCTACGTGCGCATACGTTCTATTGCACAGATAAATTAGAGCGACAAGCTAATACGTTTGCAATAGAGCTTTTATTACCTGATGAGTATATCCAAGATCATAAAGATATTACAGTCTTTAATCTTGCTAGATTATCTGGTATTCCTATGGGGTTAGAAGAATTAAAAACCACTGAGAGAATTGATTTTTATGGAAGAAATTAAAATTAATGTAATTGACGAGTCTGATGCCGACAAGGAACTAATTGATTATATGATATCTTTAGCAGAACTAGCAGCAATCGATGATGACAATCCTAATATAATTGCTGTTAATGACACCCGCTATACTGGTGCATATATCAAAAACGATAGACTTACTTGTATCAAATGCCATAAGCCATTATCTAGGCTTAAAGAAAAACTTCATGTGCACATGGATGGTAATATTGATAAATCGATCTATCAATGCTCTTGTGGACAATATATTATTAAAACATATCCTAGCAAAAATTACAGAACACTTATATAGGCCGTTCGAGTTGCAATGGCAACCTTTATATATTTCATTATTAAAATGGGAGATTTTATTATGAAAAAAGTATTATTAGCAGGTTTAATTGTAGCATCTTTAGTAATTAGTGGTTGCGGCGGTGTATCTAGTAATAAGTATACCTTGGAGAAATACAATAAAATCCAAACAGGTATGACATACGAACAGGTCAAAGATATCATGGGAGACCCTGGACAACCTTCAGCAGAAAGCAAAATGCCTGCTATTGAAGGGGTATCTGGTGAAGTTGTTTTTAAAATCTATCAATGGCAAAATAGCGATGGATCTAATATGCAAATCTCATTTACTAATAATCATGTTGATATGAAAGCACAAGCTGGGTTGAAATAACCATTATGTTAAGAGGATAAGATTAATTTAAGTGTCTTGGTAATATAAATTTTAAATAGTTTGTTATAAAGGGAGATTAAAACTATGTCTGAACAACAAGCTTCTAAAAAATTAAATTTATTGAATGCTGTCGAAATCGGCACAAAGAAAGATTTATATTCTCATGTATTATTTGATGAAGAAGTTATTTACGAATTTAATGCTCCAAGAGATGTGTTTGTAGTTACTAATAAAAAAGTTATTTTAATTGATGTACAAGGTTTAACTGGCAAGAAAAAAGAGGTACTAATTATTCCGTTTTCTAAAATAACTGCATTCTCTACAGAAACAGCTGGTACATTTGATTTTGATTTAGAGGTAAAAATATGGGCATCCGGCATAGGTTTTGTAGAATTGAGTTTTTCAAAAGGAACAAAGAATTTTAGAGAACTTACCATTCATTTAGCTAAATATATAAAATAATACTATGCGATGCGCTTCATTCCGATGAATTACTTGAAAATTGATTTCTATCATCATGTGTTATAGTGTGTAAACTATTTGAAGGGAGCCTTGTCAAAAAGCTTATTTTGTGATACACTCTGTATACGGAATCTGGGGAGACTTAGAAATAAGTTGCAACCTGAAAAAAAGCTGTGTACAGAAATGTACGCAGCTTTTTTTGTTGCTATGAAACCATTTAAAACTTATTCCGAACAAATAAAAATTTTGCAGCAAAACGGTCTATTGCTTCAAAAGAACCAATGTATTCCTATTCTTACTAAAAATAATGGCTCTTTAACAATTCATCAAGAACCACCATTAGATTTAGCAACAGAATTTCTAAAACAATATGGCTATTATAATATAGTCAATCTATATAATAAATCATTCATAGACTCAAACGGTTCATATATAAAGGATATTAATTTTTTCAAACTTGCTAGCTTACACGAAATAGATTCAAATATAAAATCAACTTTATATTTAGCCTTAATTCAAGCAGAACAAAAATTAAAGACAACCATAGCTTATAAATTTGCGGAAAGATATGGTCCATTTGATAATACATGCCTAGTTAATTATATAGAACCCTATTTAGACCCTATAAATTATAATGGTAACTTAAAAACTAATAGGGGAACAGAAAAAAGGTTCATTGTTATCCATCAATTAACAAATATACTTAGTAAATACTCATCTTATCCACCATTTGAGCACTACACCAATACACATCATCATATCCCTATATGGGTTTTAATTAATAAGCTTACCTTTGGAGAAACTAAAAATCTATATGAAGTTTTAAAAATCCAAAATAATATTGCTATTGAATTTCACACTACCCCATCTCATCTTAGAAATATGATTCATATTCTCCATTTTATGAGAAATGATTGTGCTCACGGTGAAAACTTTTTCCAACAATCATACCCACGACCAAAACGTACTATTCAACTTCTTGTAGACTTTAAAAATAAATTTCCTTATACTCCACAAACACAATTAGGAAATTTATTCTTAGCATTAATAATTCTAAAATATTTTCTTCGTGGTGAAGATTATGCTAGGCTAGTTCATATCATTCAACATTCTGTATTTAAGTATTTTATAAATGATTTTCCTATTCCCCCAATAACTAACTACCTTATGCATCAACTAGGTGTTTCATCATTTAATGATGCCATTGATAAATGCCAATACTTAATTAATTATAAATTGCAATAATAAAATATCCCCTCTACTCTGTGCTAACAGAATAGTGGACTGTGATATAATTGCTGAATATCATTATGATGATTTTTACATAAATTATCATGTCTTGTAATGAAAAGGAGTTATTTTTGTGTCTAGAAGGATTTTTTTAACCCCCAAACAACAGGTAAAACATTGTGAAGATAAAGGAATTCAATTTAATAAAATTTCAAAATCAAAAGCAATCAGTTACTTAGAAGATAATAATAACTATTTTAAACTTCGTTCATTTCGCAAAAATTATATTAAGGACCCCCATCTAAAAAAATATACTAATCTTGATTTTTCGGATCTAGTTGATTTAGCAATCATTGATAATCGTCTAAGACGAATTTTACTAGAAATGGCTCTAAGCATTGAACATTTTTCTAAAGTTCACCTATTAAAGATACTACAAGAAACAGGCGAGGACGGATATACTGTTATACAAAACTACATAAATCAGTTATCAAAATCAAATAAGAAAAGGCTTATATCAGATTTGAAAAAGAATAAAAGTAGTACATATTGTGGCAATCTACATAAAAAATATATGGAAAATAATATATTTGACTGTCCTGTCTGGGTATTTATCGAAGTTATCTCTTTTGGCCAATACTTACATTTTTACGAATTCTGTGCTAAACAATGCTCCCATCCATCTAACCAAAATGAACTTAATTTTCGTTTATATCTCATGAGAACTGTCAAAGATTTGAGGAATGCTTGTGCACATAATAACTGTATCATTAACGACCTTAGAGCTCCTCTTCCTCATACCTTTAAACCAAATCTACAAGTCACAGATGCACTAGCTAACATTGGTATTTCAAAAGCCGTGCGTAGAAAACATTTAAATCGTGTTGTCTTTTACCAAATTTTAGTTACTTTTTATGCCCATATAAATATTGTATCTAGTCCTGGTGTACACAACCATATTGCTTATGAATTACAAGAATTCAAATCACGACTATTTCGAGATAACGACTATTCACGTAACGATATTATTAATTCTACATTTAAACTTTTTATAAAACTTATTGACAATTGGTACAATTTAGTATAAGATACAGCTACAGAGAAAAAGTATTTATTACTTTTGCGAGAGCGGTATCGAAAGATATCGCTCTTATTTTTATACCATTTTTAACCTAGGAGACATTTATATGTGGGTTGAAACACGAACTACAAAAGAAGGCAAGACTC of the Veillonella parvula genome contains:
- a CDS encoding helix-turn-helix transcriptional regulator — its product is MVITLEAARINAGYSQKEAAELFGVHYQTIAKWEDDNTKMPFDMVNKILTTYGIEHNNIFFGNKNEFIRSIREKAKKYKGVLQKGDDSNE
- a CDS encoding helix-turn-helix domain-containing protein → MPRNQLSDFDKKLRYQISKNLKKYTSHMTQGELSKLTGIPASTLSGYFAMRSTPNAGTIQKIADALKIEKSDLDPRFSESKINFSPRVERDIQKRIQSILDDLNSESGLAFYNGGEEMDDETKELLRLSLETSIRTAKKLAQEKFTPKKYKKME
- a CDS encoding ImmA/IrrE family metallo-endopeptidase, whose translation is MNIKGIVRSLIKKHNTNDPFHLCECLNIVLRFENLGSLLGYYNTNYRIRTIHINQNISASLQRFVCAHELGHALMHRDANVPFLRAHTFYCTDKLERQANTFAIELLLPDEYIQDHKDITVFNLARLSGIPMGLEELKTTERIDFYGRN
- a CDS encoding DUF3862 domain-containing protein, translated to MKKVLLAGLIVASLVISGCGGVSSNKYTLEKYNKIQTGMTYEQVKDIMGDPGQPSAESKMPAIEGVSGEVVFKIYQWQNSDGSNMQISFTNNHVDMKAQAGLK
- a CDS encoding PH domain-containing protein, whose translation is MSEQQASKKLNLLNAVEIGTKKDLYSHVLFDEEVIYEFNAPRDVFVVTNKKVILIDVQGLTGKKKEVLIIPFSKITAFSTETAGTFDFDLEVKIWASGIGFVELSFSKGTKNFRELTIHLAKYIK
- a CDS encoding Abi family protein; amino-acid sequence: MQPEKKLCTEMYAAFFVAMKPFKTYSEQIKILQQNGLLLQKNQCIPILTKNNGSLTIHQEPPLDLATEFLKQYGYYNIVNLYNKSFIDSNGSYIKDINFFKLASLHEIDSNIKSTLYLALIQAEQKLKTTIAYKFAERYGPFDNTCLVNYIEPYLDPINYNGNLKTNRGTEKRFIVIHQLTNILSKYSSYPPFEHYTNTHHHIPIWVLINKLTFGETKNLYEVLKIQNNIAIEFHTTPSHLRNMIHILHFMRNDCAHGENFFQQSYPRPKRTIQLLVDFKNKFPYTPQTQLGNLFLALIILKYFLRGEDYARLVHIIQHSVFKYFINDFPIPPITNYLMHQLGVSSFNDAIDKCQYLINYKLQ
- a CDS encoding Abi family protein; translated protein: MSRRIFLTPKQQVKHCEDKGIQFNKISKSKAISYLEDNNNYFKLRSFRKNYIKDPHLKKYTNLDFSDLVDLAIIDNRLRRILLEMALSIEHFSKVHLLKILQETGEDGYTVIQNYINQLSKSNKKRLISDLKKNKSSTYCGNLHKKYMENNIFDCPVWVFIEVISFGQYLHFYEFCAKQCSHPSNQNELNFRLYLMRTVKDLRNACAHNNCIINDLRAPLPHTFKPNLQVTDALANIGISKAVRRKHLNRVVFYQILVTFYAHINIVSSPGVHNHIAYELQEFKSRLFRDNDYSRNDIINSTFKLFIKLIDNWYNLV